Proteins co-encoded in one Nonlabens agnitus genomic window:
- a CDS encoding DUF4252 domain-containing protein, with product MKKIITLVLFFALAITANAQNFDEVGNLKHVSETRVTSAMFKMIAGIDSEDPEFAQLMKTVGNLKDLRVYTTDDMNSAQKMRTFTDGMIAKNKMELLMSNKEDGQKFTFHMRKGNTDTKIRELVMFMEDADGNKADTVLLVITGDLDLNEIARITQKMNIPGQKQIEKATQK from the coding sequence ATGAAAAAGATAATAACCCTAGTCCTGTTTTTTGCACTTGCAATAACAGCAAACGCCCAGAATTTTGACGAAGTGGGCAATTTAAAGCACGTGTCAGAAACTAGAGTGACCAGTGCCATGTTCAAAATGATCGCTGGAATAGACAGCGAGGACCCAGAATTTGCACAATTGATGAAAACCGTTGGTAACCTTAAAGATTTAAGGGTTTACACTACCGATGATATGAACTCTGCTCAAAAAATGAGAACATTTACAGACGGAATGATTGCCAAAAACAAGATGGAATTATTGATGAGCAATAAGGAAGATGGCCAGAAGTTCACCTTTCATATGCGCAAGGGCAACACTGATACTAAAATACGTGAACTGGTCATGTTCATGGAAGATGCAGATGGCAATAAAGCAGACACGGTTCTTCTAGTCATCACTGGAGACCTTGATCTTAACGAGATTGCTAGAATTACCCAAAAAATGAACATACCAGGCCAGAAGCAGATAGAAAAAGCAACGCAGAAATAA
- a CDS encoding TonB-dependent receptor has product MKVRSNFSLLLILFSFISYAQTTTISGRLVDSNNQPLSLVNVSVLNSTVGSQSDRNGDFKISGIGEGTITLLFSSIGYKSREIQVSIQDSSPKDLGTIVLYEGNEILGTVTLNGERRNKFSRKKSAYVAKLPLKDIENTQVYSTVTSELLESQVVTNFDDALKNATGVEQLWTSTGRGGDGAGYYALRGFSLQPQLVNGLPGLTNGTINPANIERIEVIKGPSATLFGNAVSSYGGLINVVTKKPYSGTGGELSFTSGSYGFNQIVGDFNTNLDSNENLYFRLNTSYSTQESFQDAGFRNSFFVAPSLSYRVNNRLSFSFYGEITQAEQTNPTFLFLNRNAPTESANLEELNYNNKLSFTSNDLTLTNPTQNYRVEMDYKLSDNWQSQTLLSKSATSTRGYYSYLFEFGILPDDTFTRFISKQNSQTNTTDIQQNFIGNFNIDGKRNRMVIGLDYLNVNTTDNSTGYVFYGNVTPEGGFNGDDPFTPDVVEDDLFPLSTAGVDAALENTPVGNNNSKYSIYSLYVSDVVNFTPQLSLMLGLRLDHFDNNGDILTDEDDFNQTALSPKLGALYQIIDNELSVFANYQNGFNNVAPRLVGDPQDGAQRLQTFDPEQANQFEAGIKSSLFDNRLDGTLSYYNITVQDRVIQDPANPFNFIANGEVVSQGVELEINANPINGLNIRGGYSYNDSETTRTDDPLILNKRPLEAGPKNLYNFWASYAFQDNTLQGFGVGFGFNGASERFVKNYTTTGNFTLPSYTVYNASAFYEVNKYRIALKVNNLTNLEYYKGWTTINPQQPRAVLANFTYKF; this is encoded by the coding sequence ATGAAAGTTCGTTCTAATTTCTCGTTATTATTAATACTGTTCTCTTTCATCTCTTACGCTCAAACTACCACCATCAGTGGAAGGTTAGTAGACAGTAACAATCAACCTTTATCTCTTGTTAATGTTTCGGTTTTGAATTCTACTGTTGGAAGTCAAAGTGATCGCAACGGTGACTTTAAGATCTCTGGGATAGGAGAAGGAACAATTACCTTACTATTCTCTTCGATTGGATACAAATCTCGAGAAATTCAAGTTTCTATTCAAGATAGTTCGCCCAAAGACTTAGGAACCATAGTCCTCTATGAAGGGAATGAAATTTTAGGCACAGTTACTTTAAACGGCGAACGTCGCAATAAGTTTTCCAGAAAAAAGAGTGCTTACGTGGCAAAGCTTCCTCTAAAGGATATAGAAAACACACAGGTATATAGCACAGTAACTTCTGAGTTGTTGGAGTCTCAAGTCGTGACCAACTTTGATGATGCCCTAAAAAATGCCACCGGCGTAGAGCAATTATGGACTTCCACAGGTCGTGGAGGTGATGGTGCTGGATATTATGCCTTACGAGGTTTTTCTCTGCAGCCGCAACTGGTTAATGGATTGCCAGGCTTGACAAATGGTACCATAAACCCTGCAAATATTGAACGTATTGAGGTGATTAAAGGTCCGTCAGCAACTTTATTCGGGAATGCAGTTTCTTCCTACGGCGGTTTAATTAACGTCGTAACAAAAAAACCTTATTCTGGAACCGGTGGAGAGCTTTCATTCACCTCTGGATCCTATGGTTTCAATCAAATTGTTGGTGATTTTAATACAAACCTTGACAGCAATGAGAATCTCTACTTCCGTTTGAATACTTCTTACAGTACTCAAGAATCGTTTCAGGATGCGGGATTTAGAAACTCCTTTTTTGTTGCACCTTCATTATCCTACCGTGTGAATAACAGGCTTTCGTTCTCATTCTATGGTGAGATTACCCAAGCCGAACAAACAAACCCTACATTTCTTTTTCTGAACAGAAATGCACCAACAGAATCAGCTAATCTTGAAGAGCTCAATTACAACAATAAACTTTCTTTTACCAGCAATGATTTAACTCTTACAAATCCTACTCAAAACTATCGCGTTGAAATGGATTACAAACTTTCTGACAACTGGCAGTCACAAACATTGCTTTCTAAAAGCGCCACTTCGACTCGCGGTTATTACTCCTATCTTTTTGAATTTGGCATTCTACCTGATGATACCTTTACCCGTTTCATTAGTAAACAGAACTCTCAAACTAATACTACAGACATTCAACAAAACTTCATAGGTAATTTCAACATTGATGGGAAACGTAACCGCATGGTCATTGGACTTGATTACCTTAATGTAAACACAACTGATAATAGCACGGGTTATGTGTTTTATGGGAATGTAACACCAGAAGGTGGGTTCAATGGCGACGATCCTTTTACACCTGATGTCGTAGAAGATGACTTGTTTCCATTATCCACTGCTGGCGTTGATGCCGCTCTTGAAAACACACCTGTTGGTAATAATAATTCAAAATATAGCATCTATAGCTTATATGTTTCTGATGTGGTCAATTTCACTCCTCAGTTATCCTTAATGCTTGGCTTAAGACTAGATCATTTTGATAATAATGGTGACATACTTACTGATGAAGATGATTTTAATCAAACCGCCTTATCACCTAAGTTAGGTGCGCTTTATCAAATCATTGACAATGAACTTTCGGTCTTTGCAAATTATCAAAATGGATTTAATAATGTAGCACCTCGTTTAGTCGGTGATCCTCAAGATGGCGCCCAAAGGTTACAAACCTTTGACCCAGAGCAGGCCAACCAGTTCGAGGCTGGTATTAAGTCCAGTTTATTTGACAATAGACTTGATGGGACACTTAGCTATTATAATATTACAGTTCAAGATAGGGTGATTCAAGATCCAGCAAACCCATTCAATTTTATCGCCAATGGAGAGGTAGTAAGTCAAGGAGTAGAATTGGAAATTAATGCCAACCCTATCAATGGACTTAACATTAGAGGTGGTTATAGCTACAATGACAGTGAAACCACTAGAACTGACGATCCTCTCATTTTAAATAAAAGACCTTTGGAGGCAGGACCAAAAAATCTATACAACTTCTGGGCTAGCTATGCTTTTCAAGATAACACATTACAAGGTTTCGGTGTTGGGTTTGGCTTCAACGGTGCTAGTGAGAGATTTGTGAAAAACTACACCACCACTGGTAATTTCACTTTGCCTTCATACACGGTTTACAATGCTTCAGCTTTTTATGAAGTCAACAAGTATCGTATCGCTTTAAAGGTTAATAACCTGACCAATTTAGAATACTACAAGGGTTGGACTACGATAAATCCACAACAACCACGTGCAGTGCTGGCAAACTTCACCTATAAGTTTTAG
- a CDS encoding DUF4252 domain-containing protein, with product MNKLILKIVAISLTVMALLTSCSNEESLQQFYVDSAEKDGFITTSIPKSILGVDASKFSPESREAYESIEKVNLIALPAKDDNKDLYLTESAKLDKIFQNEKYELLMSHSSDGVKMKMMFDGSQDAIDEIIVYGRSDDMGLGVARILGDDMNVSEIMSMIQEVEIKDINIPGLKSIIGELGMPVKEMKMETE from the coding sequence ATGAACAAGCTAATATTAAAAATTGTTGCCATATCACTAACAGTCATGGCGCTATTGACATCATGTAGTAACGAAGAATCACTTCAACAATTCTACGTTGACAGCGCAGAAAAAGATGGGTTTATCACCACAAGTATTCCTAAATCCATCCTAGGAGTCGATGCATCAAAATTTTCACCAGAGTCACGTGAGGCTTATGAATCCATAGAAAAGGTAAATCTTATTGCTTTACCGGCAAAAGATGATAATAAGGACTTGTACCTTACAGAATCGGCTAAACTGGATAAGATCTTTCAAAATGAGAAGTATGAATTACTGATGTCACACAGTAGTGATGGCGTAAAAATGAAGATGATGTTTGACGGTTCTCAAGATGCGATCGATGAGATCATTGTGTATGGCAGATCAGACGATATGGGATTAGGTGTCGCGAGAATTTTGGGAGATGATATGAATGTGAGCGAGATCATGTCCATGATTCAAGAAGTTGAGATTAAAGACATCAACATTCCAGGCCTAAAATCTATTATAGGTGAACTTGGTATGCCAGTAAAGGAAATGAAGATGGAAACAGAATAG
- the ychF gene encoding redox-regulated ATPase YchF encodes MKAGIVGLPNVGKSTLFNCLSNAKAQSANFPFCTIEPNVGVVNVPDPRLEKLESLVNPERVVPATVEIVDIAGLVKGASKGEGLGNQFLGNIRETDAIIHVLRCFENDNIVHVDGSVDPIRDKETIDIELQLKDLETVDKKLEKVKKAARTGNKDAIKEDEVLSAVKRALESGKSVRTVQVDDTARQEFIKPLQFITDKPVLYLCNVNDDAAVDGNEYVEKVRELVKDENAEVLVLAVGTEADITELEDYEERKEFLSDMGLDEPGSAKLIRSAYKLLNQETYFTAGVKEVRAWTINAGSTAPQAAGVIHTDFEKGFIRAEVIKYDTYVEYGSEQKVKEAGKLKVEGKEYIVQDGDIMHFLFNV; translated from the coding sequence ATGAAAGCAGGAATCGTAGGTCTTCCTAATGTAGGTAAGTCCACCTTGTTTAATTGTTTGTCTAATGCAAAGGCGCAAAGCGCCAACTTTCCATTTTGTACTATTGAACCTAATGTAGGTGTGGTAAATGTACCAGATCCACGATTAGAGAAGTTGGAGTCTCTTGTCAATCCAGAAAGAGTAGTGCCAGCAACTGTGGAAATCGTGGACATCGCAGGACTGGTTAAAGGAGCCAGTAAAGGAGAAGGATTAGGGAATCAGTTTTTGGGTAACATACGCGAGACAGATGCCATCATTCATGTCTTACGTTGTTTTGAGAATGATAATATTGTTCACGTTGATGGTAGCGTTGACCCAATTAGAGATAAGGAAACCATAGATATCGAACTTCAATTAAAGGACTTGGAGACCGTTGATAAGAAATTGGAGAAGGTCAAAAAGGCTGCGCGAACAGGCAACAAAGATGCCATTAAGGAAGATGAAGTACTTTCAGCTGTAAAGCGTGCGTTGGAATCGGGTAAATCTGTTCGTACGGTGCAAGTAGATGATACCGCAAGACAAGAATTTATAAAGCCTTTACAGTTCATTACAGACAAGCCTGTTTTGTATTTATGCAATGTGAACGACGATGCAGCGGTTGATGGTAATGAATATGTTGAAAAAGTAAGGGAACTTGTCAAGGATGAAAACGCCGAAGTTCTTGTACTTGCTGTGGGAACGGAAGCAGATATTACAGAGTTAGAGGATTATGAAGAGCGCAAGGAATTTCTATCTGACATGGGATTAGATGAGCCTGGTAGTGCAAAATTGATACGTTCTGCCTATAAGTTGCTTAATCAAGAAACCTATTTCACTGCAGGAGTTAAAGAAGTGAGAGCATGGACCATCAATGCCGGTTCAACTGCACCTCAAGCTGCAGGCGTTATACACACCGATTTTGAGAAAGGCTTCATACGCGCTGAGGTGATCAAATACGACACTTATGTGGAATATGGATCAGAGCAAAAAGTAAAGGAAGCTGGAAAACTTAAAGTAGAAGGAAAAGAATACATTGTACAGGATGGTGACATCATGCATTTCTTGTTCAATGTTTAA